A portion of the Micromonospora vinacea genome contains these proteins:
- a CDS encoding TspO/MBR family protein, translated as MEISRDAPATSGRRAWWALAGFAAAVFVAAAIGGLGVQGTTEEYANLRQPSWAPPSWLFGPVWSLLYALIAVAGWLAWRRVGFSPALWAWTAQLVLNAIWTPLFFGAGRYGLAFAEIVLMWLAIGLTVVLFARVSRVAAALMLPYWAWVTFAAALNLSIWQLNN; from the coding sequence ATGGAGATATCTCGGGACGCGCCGGCGACCTCCGGCCGGCGAGCGTGGTGGGCCCTCGCCGGCTTCGCTGCGGCGGTCTTCGTCGCCGCCGCGATCGGCGGGCTGGGCGTGCAGGGCACCACCGAGGAGTACGCGAACCTGCGGCAGCCCAGCTGGGCCCCGCCCTCCTGGCTCTTCGGCCCGGTCTGGTCGCTGCTCTACGCGCTGATCGCGGTGGCCGGCTGGCTGGCGTGGCGCCGGGTCGGCTTCTCCCCCGCCCTCTGGGCGTGGACCGCCCAGCTGGTGCTCAACGCGATCTGGACCCCCCTGTTCTTCGGCGCGGGGCGGTACGGGCTGGCGTTCGCCGAGATCGTGCTGATGTGGCTGGCGATCGGTCTGACGGTGGTGCTCTTCGCCCGGGTGTCCCGGGTGGCGGCGGCGCTGATGCTGCCGTACTGGGCCTGGGTCACCTTCGCCGCCGCGCTGAACCTGTCGATCTGGCAGCTGAACAACTGA
- a CDS encoding MurR/RpiR family transcriptional regulator translates to MAKSAKISASHEPGGLIVHISGLLPSLSPAEQRVARLVVSDPAAAARRTITDLATAAETSEATVIRFCRSVGMDGYPQLRIRLAAEAARRIEPPDARVVGGDIPPGADLAQIIATIAFNDARAVEETAEQLDPAVCEQVVEAIGGAGRIDIYGAGASGFVASDFQQKLHRIGRIAFYFPDVHTALTSAALLGRGDVAIGISHTGTTSDVIEVLEQARTRGAATVALTNFPRSPITDVADFVLTTAARETTYRSGATASRLAQLTVVDCLFVGVAARNRARARKALEATAEAVQSHRVGANRRRA, encoded by the coding sequence GTGGCGAAGAGTGCGAAGATTTCTGCGAGTCACGAGCCCGGTGGGCTGATCGTCCACATCAGTGGGCTGTTGCCGTCGCTGTCGCCCGCCGAGCAGCGGGTCGCCCGGTTGGTGGTCTCCGACCCGGCGGCCGCCGCCCGTCGGACAATCACCGACCTCGCCACCGCAGCCGAGACATCCGAGGCGACAGTCATCCGATTCTGCCGTTCGGTCGGCATGGACGGTTACCCCCAACTGCGCATTCGCCTGGCCGCCGAGGCCGCCCGCCGGATCGAACCACCGGACGCCCGAGTGGTCGGCGGTGACATCCCGCCCGGCGCCGACCTCGCTCAGATCATCGCCACCATCGCGTTCAACGACGCCCGCGCCGTCGAGGAGACTGCCGAGCAACTCGACCCGGCGGTCTGCGAGCAGGTGGTCGAGGCGATCGGCGGTGCCGGCCGGATCGACATCTACGGCGCCGGCGCCAGCGGGTTCGTCGCCTCGGACTTCCAGCAGAAGCTGCACCGCATCGGCCGGATCGCCTTCTACTTCCCGGACGTGCACACCGCGCTGACCTCGGCCGCCCTCCTGGGCCGGGGAGACGTGGCGATCGGCATCTCGCACACCGGCACCACCTCCGACGTGATCGAGGTGCTGGAGCAGGCCCGTACCCGGGGTGCCGCGACAGTGGCGCTGACCAACTTCCCGCGCTCGCCGATCACCGACGTGGCCGACTTCGTGCTGACCACGGCGGCCCGGGAGACCACCTACCGCTCCGGCGCGACGGCCAGCCGACTGGCCCAGCTGACCGTTGTCGACTGCCTCTTCGTCGGAGTGGCCGCCCGCAACCGGGCCCGAGCCCGTAAGGCTCTCGAGGCGACCGCCGAGGCGGTCCAGTCGCACCGGGTGGGTGCCAACCGGAGGCGGGCATGA
- a CDS encoding nucleotidyltransferase encodes MAERGDESLVHTLKKVAAVLKQSEIPFALGGSFAVYAHGGHSSDHDVDFLIREADVEQALEALVAAGFVAERPPEDWLVKVFDDGRMVDLIHRPIETPVTEETFADTVVRPVDAIHMPVLSATQLMVHKLLSFSQHYCDFARGLPLARSLREQIDWERVRKETQHSPYAEAFLVLLDRLEVVPAAGTQPGEGTS; translated from the coding sequence ATGGCTGAGCGCGGGGACGAGAGTCTGGTGCACACCCTCAAGAAGGTCGCCGCCGTGCTCAAGCAGTCCGAGATCCCGTTCGCCCTGGGCGGCAGCTTCGCCGTCTACGCCCACGGGGGCCACTCGAGTGACCACGACGTCGACTTCCTGATCCGGGAGGCCGACGTCGAGCAGGCGCTGGAGGCGCTGGTTGCCGCCGGCTTCGTCGCCGAGCGTCCCCCGGAGGACTGGCTGGTGAAGGTCTTCGACGACGGCCGGATGGTGGACCTGATCCACCGGCCGATCGAGACACCGGTGACCGAGGAGACATTCGCCGACACGGTCGTTCGGCCGGTCGACGCGATCCACATGCCGGTGCTGTCCGCCACCCAGTTGATGGTGCACAAACTGCTCAGCTTCTCCCAGCACTACTGCGACTTCGCCCGCGGTCTGCCGCTGGCCCGCTCTCTGCGGGAGCAGATCGACTGGGAACGGGTACGCAAGGAGACGCAGCACTCGCCGTACGCCGAGGCGTTCCTGGTGCTGCTGGACCGGCTGGAGGTGGTGCCGGCCGCCGGCACCCAGCCAGGAGAGGGGACATCGTGA
- a CDS encoding ABC transporter substrate-binding protein: protein MAVFTRPRQAFVIAGVLGLALSATACGTGDDKKSNNAGSAECAAYEKYEGHDGKKVSIYASIRDAEADLLERSWSQFTECTGIEIDYEGSGEFEAQLPVRVDGGNAPDIAFVPQPGLVKRFADAGKLKSLSADTKALAEQNMPADWLKYGTVNGTLYGVPLGANVKSFVWYSPKTFKEKGWEVPTTWDQLIALSDKIAASGTKPWCAGVESGDATGWPATDWIEDVVLRTQGPEVYDQWTTHAIPFNDPKIVDAVDRAGSILKNDKYMNGGFGGVKSITTTAFQEAGLPVTTGKCAMHRQASFYANQFPEGTKVAEDGDAFAFYFPAIDPAKGKPVLGAGEFVVGYADRPEVQAVQTYLVSAEYVNSRAKLGNWVTANNKLDIANVASPIDKLSVQILQDKTGTFRFDGSDLMPAAVGAGTFWKGMVEWLNGKATAPVLQGIESSWPK from the coding sequence ATGGCGGTCTTTACCAGACCACGCCAGGCCTTCGTGATCGCCGGTGTACTCGGGCTGGCGCTCAGCGCCACCGCCTGCGGTACCGGCGACGACAAGAAGAGCAACAACGCGGGCTCCGCGGAGTGCGCCGCATACGAGAAGTACGAGGGCCACGACGGCAAGAAGGTCTCCATCTACGCGTCCATCCGTGACGCCGAGGCCGACCTGCTGGAGCGGTCCTGGTCGCAGTTCACCGAGTGCACCGGCATCGAGATCGACTACGAGGGCAGCGGCGAGTTCGAAGCGCAGCTCCCCGTCCGGGTCGACGGTGGCAACGCGCCCGACATCGCCTTCGTGCCGCAGCCGGGCCTGGTGAAGCGCTTCGCGGACGCCGGCAAGCTGAAGTCGCTCAGCGCCGACACCAAGGCGCTCGCCGAGCAGAACATGCCGGCCGACTGGCTGAAGTACGGCACCGTGAACGGGACGCTCTACGGCGTGCCGCTCGGCGCCAACGTGAAGTCCTTCGTCTGGTACTCGCCGAAGACGTTCAAGGAGAAGGGCTGGGAGGTTCCGACCACCTGGGACCAGCTCATCGCCCTGAGCGACAAGATCGCCGCCAGCGGCACGAAGCCGTGGTGCGCGGGCGTCGAGTCCGGTGACGCCACCGGCTGGCCGGCCACCGACTGGATCGAGGACGTGGTCCTGCGTACGCAGGGTCCCGAGGTCTACGACCAGTGGACCACCCACGCCATCCCGTTCAACGACCCGAAGATCGTCGACGCGGTCGACCGCGCCGGCAGCATCCTCAAGAACGACAAGTACATGAACGGCGGCTTCGGCGGCGTCAAGAGCATCACCACCACCGCCTTCCAGGAGGCGGGCCTGCCGGTGACCACCGGCAAGTGCGCGATGCACCGACAGGCGTCGTTCTACGCCAACCAGTTCCCCGAGGGCACCAAGGTGGCCGAGGACGGCGACGCGTTCGCCTTCTACTTCCCGGCCATCGACCCGGCCAAGGGCAAGCCGGTGCTGGGCGCTGGCGAGTTCGTCGTCGGCTACGCCGACCGCCCCGAGGTGCAGGCGGTGCAGACGTACCTCGTCTCGGCGGAGTACGTGAACAGCCGCGCGAAGCTCGGCAACTGGGTCACGGCGAACAACAAGCTGGACATCGCCAACGTCGCCAGCCCGATCGACAAGCTCTCCGTCCAGATCCTGCAGGACAAGACGGGCACCTTCCGCTTCGACGGATCCGACCTGATGCCGGCCGCCGTCGGCGCGGGAACGTTCTGGAAGGGCATGGTCGAGTGGCTGAACGGCAAGGCGACCGCCCCGGTGCTCCAGGGCATCGAGAGCAGCTGGCCTAAGTGA
- a CDS encoding SDR family NAD(P)-dependent oxidoreductase — MAEGSVLVTGGSGGLGGAVVTAFLEAGWRVVVPERKARPGSEPAAAGLVRVVADLGEPAGAAQAVEAAVGDPAAPLRAVVNLVGGYASGGLVHETPVEEFERMLTVNLRPTYLVTQAALPHLVASGGGAVVCVSARAAVAPFRGAAGYSTAKAAVLAFANAVAVEYRSQHVRCNTVLPSVIDTPANRAAQPDADHSRWVTPEEIAPVIRFLASADSAPTSGATVPVYGRA, encoded by the coding sequence ATGGCAGAGGGCAGCGTGTTGGTGACCGGGGGTTCCGGCGGGCTCGGCGGTGCGGTCGTCACCGCGTTCCTCGAGGCGGGCTGGCGGGTGGTCGTACCGGAGCGGAAGGCCCGGCCCGGGTCGGAGCCGGCGGCCGCCGGACTGGTCCGGGTTGTCGCGGACCTGGGCGAGCCGGCGGGCGCGGCGCAGGCGGTCGAGGCCGCCGTCGGCGACCCGGCGGCGCCGCTGCGTGCGGTGGTCAACCTCGTCGGGGGGTACGCCAGCGGCGGACTGGTGCACGAGACGCCGGTCGAGGAGTTCGAGCGGATGCTCACCGTCAACCTGCGGCCGACCTACCTGGTCACCCAGGCCGCGCTGCCGCACCTGGTGGCGTCCGGCGGCGGCGCGGTGGTCTGCGTCTCGGCCCGCGCGGCGGTCGCCCCGTTCCGGGGCGCGGCCGGCTACTCGACGGCCAAGGCGGCGGTGCTGGCCTTCGCCAACGCTGTCGCTGTGGAGTACCGGTCGCAGCACGTACGCTGCAACACCGTTCTGCCCAGCGTCATCGACACCCCGGCGAACCGGGCGGCCCAGCCCGACGCCGACCACTCCCGTTGGGTGACGCCGGAGGAGATCGCGCCGGTGATCCGGTTCCTGGCGTCGGCCGACTCCGCTCCGACCAGCGGGGCCACCGTTCCGGTCTACGGGCGGGCCTGA
- the murQ gene encoding N-acetylmuramic acid 6-phosphate etherase, with protein sequence MTAGAEMPAPPARPTVRVGAPTERRNPLSVDLDLMSTRDVLTVINEADRRVPAAVAAVLDEIATTVDLAVAALRGGHRVHYFGAGTSGRLGVLDAAELAPTFNSPRHWFCAHLAGGPDAMWRAVEDAEDDDRGGAVEAASCVRAGDLVVGLAASGRTPYVLGALAAARAKGASTVLLCANPEAEAARSVDVFIGVDTGPEVVTGSTRMKAGTAQKLVLNTFSTAVMVRLGRVYSNLMIDMVATNAKLRGRMISILVEATGCSEELSQRALSEADGDLKTALVSLVSGAEIDAARAALARSADQVRGALALLAS encoded by the coding sequence ATGACGGCCGGTGCGGAGATGCCCGCACCGCCCGCTCGCCCGACGGTCCGGGTGGGCGCCCCCACCGAACGGCGCAACCCGCTCAGCGTCGACCTGGACCTGATGTCGACCCGGGACGTGCTCACCGTGATCAACGAGGCGGACCGGCGGGTGCCCGCGGCGGTCGCCGCGGTGCTCGACGAGATCGCCACCACCGTCGACCTGGCGGTCGCTGCCCTTCGCGGCGGTCACCGGGTGCACTACTTCGGGGCCGGCACCTCCGGCCGGCTGGGCGTACTCGACGCGGCCGAACTGGCCCCCACCTTCAACTCGCCCCGGCACTGGTTCTGCGCGCACCTCGCGGGCGGCCCGGACGCCATGTGGCGGGCCGTGGAGGACGCCGAGGACGATGACCGGGGCGGCGCTGTCGAAGCGGCCAGTTGTGTACGGGCCGGGGACCTGGTGGTTGGTCTGGCGGCCAGCGGACGCACCCCGTACGTCCTCGGGGCGCTCGCCGCAGCCCGCGCCAAGGGCGCCTCGACGGTGCTCCTCTGCGCCAATCCGGAGGCGGAGGCCGCCCGGTCGGTCGACGTGTTCATCGGGGTGGACACCGGACCCGAGGTGGTCACCGGGTCGACCCGGATGAAGGCGGGCACCGCGCAGAAGTTGGTGCTCAACACGTTCTCGACCGCCGTCATGGTGCGCCTGGGGCGGGTCTACTCGAACCTCATGATCGACATGGTGGCCACCAACGCGAAACTCCGGGGACGAATGATCTCGATTCTGGTCGAGGCCACCGGCTGCTCGGAGGAACTCTCCCAGCGGGCCCTCAGTGAGGCCGACGGGGACCTGAAGACGGCATTGGTCTCCCTCGTCTCCGGCGCCGAGATCGACGCCGCCCGGGCCGCGCTGGCCCGCTCGGCTGACCAGGTGCGCGGCGCCCTCGCGCTGCTCGCCTCCTGA
- a CDS encoding carbohydrate ABC transporter permease, with protein MKFDFADQQPKFLMLMYGLVAFVLVVGGLLLLLDVVPAWFARRREAQLVAASVGGGPLPRRRKQREGLFAFFFLLPTLLLLVIGLVVPAIRTTLLSLMDGTSTNWVGLRNYGWMFSDDSIVRVLINTLVWVLLVPLVATGFGLIYAVLVDKARFEAVAKSLIFLPMAISFVGASIIWKFVYAYRGDGDQIGLLNQIVVSLGGEPKQWLLESPLNTLLLIVIMVWIQAGFAMVVLSAAIKAIPGDIVEAARLDGVSPWQMFWQITMPSIRPALIVVVVTLTIATLKVFDIVRTSTNGNYDTSVIASEMYNQAFRYGQNGQGSALAVFLFILVIPVVIYQIRNLRQQREG; from the coding sequence ATGAAGTTCGACTTCGCCGATCAGCAGCCGAAGTTCCTCATGCTGATGTACGGGCTGGTCGCCTTCGTACTGGTCGTGGGCGGTCTGCTCCTGTTGCTCGACGTGGTGCCGGCCTGGTTCGCCCGTCGGCGGGAGGCCCAGCTCGTCGCCGCCTCCGTGGGCGGAGGCCCGCTGCCCCGCCGACGCAAGCAGCGGGAGGGACTCTTCGCGTTCTTCTTCCTGCTGCCGACGCTGCTGCTGCTCGTCATCGGCCTGGTCGTGCCGGCCATCCGCACCACGCTGCTCTCCCTGATGGATGGGACCAGCACCAACTGGGTGGGCCTGCGCAACTACGGCTGGATGTTCTCCGACGACTCGATCGTCCGGGTCCTGATCAACACCCTGGTCTGGGTGCTCCTGGTCCCGCTGGTAGCGACCGGGTTCGGCCTGATCTACGCCGTGCTGGTGGACAAGGCCCGGTTCGAGGCCGTGGCCAAGTCACTGATCTTCCTGCCGATGGCCATCTCCTTCGTCGGCGCCAGCATCATCTGGAAGTTCGTATACGCCTACCGGGGCGACGGCGATCAGATCGGTCTGCTCAACCAGATCGTGGTCAGCCTCGGCGGTGAGCCCAAGCAGTGGCTGCTCGAATCACCCCTGAACACGCTGCTGCTGATCGTCATCATGGTCTGGATCCAGGCTGGTTTCGCCATGGTGGTGCTCTCCGCAGCGATCAAGGCGATTCCCGGCGACATCGTCGAAGCCGCGCGGCTCGACGGCGTCAGCCCGTGGCAGATGTTCTGGCAGATCACCATGCCGAGCATCCGGCCGGCCCTGATCGTCGTGGTGGTGACGCTCACCATCGCCACGCTCAAGGTCTTCGACATCGTCCGGACCTCGACGAACGGCAACTACGACACCAGCGTGATCGCCAGCGAGATGTACAACCAGGCGTTCCGGTACGGCCAGAACGGGCAGGGTTCCGCGCTCGCGGTCTTCCTCTTCATCCTGGTCATCCCGGTCGTGATCTACCAGATCCGCAACCTCCGTCAGCAGCGGGAGGGCTGA
- a CDS encoding metallophosphoesterase family protein, which translates to MVIRIAAVGDVHLDEDVVGRFRPALEELPECADVLLLAGDLTRHGTEAEARCVAEEFGGLAVPVVTVLGNHDHQCDQVPQVVKVLEDAGITVLEGNGVVLDCAGGRLGIAGVKGFGGGFAGRCASDFGEPEMKAFVRTTTDSADRLGAALRSLDCDMLVALTHYSPVPDTLAGEPLEIYPFLGSYQLGQAIDSAPTALAVHGHAHAGTERGTTPGGVRVRNVAHPVIKQAYSVFHVGDQLDTDQVSPIGQSGSQRSWS; encoded by the coding sequence ATGGTGATCCGGATTGCCGCTGTGGGCGACGTGCATCTGGACGAGGACGTGGTGGGCCGGTTCCGACCGGCGTTGGAAGAGCTGCCGGAGTGCGCCGACGTGCTGCTGCTGGCCGGGGACCTGACCCGGCACGGCACCGAGGCCGAGGCGCGCTGCGTGGCAGAGGAGTTCGGCGGGTTGGCCGTACCGGTGGTGACAGTGCTCGGCAACCACGACCACCAGTGCGACCAGGTGCCACAGGTGGTCAAGGTGCTGGAGGACGCGGGCATCACGGTGCTGGAGGGCAACGGCGTCGTGCTGGACTGCGCGGGCGGCCGGCTGGGCATCGCCGGCGTGAAGGGCTTCGGCGGTGGGTTCGCCGGGCGGTGCGCGAGTGACTTCGGCGAGCCGGAGATGAAGGCCTTCGTGCGGACCACCACCGACAGCGCGGACCGCCTCGGTGCGGCGCTGCGCTCGCTGGACTGCGACATGCTGGTCGCGCTCACCCACTACTCCCCGGTTCCGGACACGCTGGCCGGCGAACCGTTGGAGATCTACCCGTTCCTGGGGTCGTACCAGTTGGGGCAGGCGATCGACTCGGCGCCCACGGCGCTGGCCGTGCACGGGCACGCGCACGCCGGCACCGAACGCGGCACGACCCCCGGCGGGGTACGCGTCCGCAACGTCGCGCACCCGGTGATCAAGCAGGCGTACAGCGTCTTTCACGTTGGCGATCAACTCGACACCGACCAGGTTTCCCCGATCGGCCAGTCGGGTAGTCAGAGGTCATGGAGCTGA
- a CDS encoding GPGG-motif small membrane protein gives MELILWILAVVLVVAGILALFRRQILWGIVLIVVGLLVGPGGVSIFN, from the coding sequence ATGGAGCTGATTCTCTGGATTCTCGCAGTCGTACTCGTGGTCGCCGGCATCCTCGCGCTGTTCCGCCGGCAGATCCTGTGGGGCATCGTCCTCATCGTCGTCGGGCTGTTGGTCGGCCCGGGTGGTGTCAGCATCTTCAATTAG
- a CDS encoding M23 family metallopeptidase, giving the protein MRKRWISLLVTGLFVGGALVPATPAMAAPTFKVPFPCGQSWSGQTRSDHSPAYAVDFNRTDDLGDPVVASAPGTVDRVTDLGGTSYGKYVRINHGGGYSTYYAHLNGFNVSVGQTVGYGKVLGWVGSTGGSTGPHLHYEQRLNGADIQVRFNGTLALYWGTKSYTSNNGCSSGSGNGTVDTSGTPLTVRSGPGTGYASVGTVADGTRVTIACQTSGTTVTGTYGTSSIWDRIGSGRYIADAYVYTGSDGYIPGVPRC; this is encoded by the coding sequence ATGCGAAAGCGGTGGATCAGCCTGCTGGTGACGGGTCTCTTCGTCGGGGGAGCGCTGGTGCCGGCGACCCCGGCGATGGCCGCGCCGACCTTCAAGGTGCCGTTCCCGTGCGGCCAGTCCTGGTCCGGGCAGACCCGGTCGGACCACAGCCCGGCGTACGCCGTCGACTTCAACCGCACCGACGACCTCGGCGACCCGGTGGTCGCCAGCGCCCCCGGCACCGTCGACCGGGTGACCGACCTCGGCGGCACCAGCTACGGCAAATACGTCCGAATCAACCACGGGGGCGGATACAGCACCTACTACGCGCACCTCAACGGCTTCAACGTCTCGGTCGGGCAGACGGTCGGGTACGGCAAGGTGCTCGGCTGGGTCGGCAGCACCGGCGGGTCGACCGGCCCCCACCTGCACTACGAGCAGCGCCTCAACGGGGCCGACATCCAGGTCCGCTTCAACGGCACCCTCGCGCTGTACTGGGGCACCAAGAGCTACACCAGCAACAACGGGTGCTCCTCGGGCAGCGGCAACGGCACTGTCGACACCAGCGGCACCCCGCTGACCGTCCGCTCCGGCCCCGGCACCGGGTACGCCTCGGTGGGCACCGTCGCCGACGGCACCCGGGTGACCATCGCCTGCCAGACCAGCGGCACCACTGTCACCGGCACGTACGGCACCAGCTCGATCTGGGACCGGATCGGCTCCGGCCGCTACATAGCCGACGCGTACGTGTACACCGGCTCCGACGGCTACATCCCCGGCGTACCCCGCTGCTGA
- a CDS encoding thymidylate kinase, with protein sequence MRRRKARLRTVALIGIDGSGKTTQAHRLADALTAAGRPATYRRNASGRRWLGRLAHRLGRPDAQRLVGRDGVLAVESVLRWLAIAIALLSCLLTGRTAVMDRYSACQYASIRAHGGQRWERLARAGYRLFPTPQVTFLLAVDPAEAYRRIEERGTDHETMGWLTAADTAYRALPEYPSFVLVDAGRPAEEVTEQIQAHLETWLPTSASDGDEVGRVAAQARP encoded by the coding sequence ATGCGACGACGCAAGGCCCGATTGCGCACCGTCGCCCTGATCGGCATCGACGGTTCGGGCAAGACCACTCAGGCACACCGGCTGGCCGACGCGCTGACCGCCGCCGGCCGCCCCGCCACCTACCGCCGCAACGCCAGTGGCCGACGCTGGCTCGGACGGCTCGCCCACCGCCTCGGCCGACCGGACGCGCAACGACTCGTCGGGCGCGACGGCGTGCTGGCCGTGGAGTCGGTGCTGCGCTGGCTCGCCATCGCCATCGCCCTGCTCAGCTGTCTGCTCACCGGCCGGACGGCGGTGATGGACCGCTACTCGGCCTGCCAGTACGCGAGCATCCGGGCGCACGGCGGGCAGCGCTGGGAGCGGCTCGCCCGGGCCGGCTACCGGTTGTTCCCGACGCCGCAGGTGACCTTCCTGCTCGCCGTCGACCCGGCGGAGGCGTACCGGCGCATCGAGGAGCGCGGCACCGACCACGAGACGATGGGGTGGCTCACCGCCGCCGACACCGCCTACCGGGCGCTGCCCGAATATCCCAGCTTCGTGCTGGTGGACGCGGGTCGCCCGGCCGAGGAGGTGACCGAGCAGATCCAGGCCCACCTGGAGACCTGGCTGCCGACCTCCGCATCGGACGGGGACGAGGTCGGCCGGGTGGCGGCTCAGGCCCGCCCGTAG
- a CDS encoding NAD-dependent epimerase/dehydratase family protein has protein sequence MPRHAELSDNNFMIAVCRGQSGWPNRLATAQDRRMRILILGGTRFLGRETARLAVEQGHEVTCAARGVSGVVPTGARFVAADRDDPEALVPLADEGFDAVIDVSRQVSHARHALAALADHVGHWSFVSTISVYADHTTPGQTAADAPILAPAPPDVDGPIGPDHRWYGECKVSIEELVRERMGVDRSFICRAGLIVGAEDPSDRFPYWVRRLSAGGEVLAPGHPSDRVQFVDVADLARWLLHAAGTRLGGTYDGTGPAMSRADLLAGVAAGLGVVDPLLTWVDQDFLLSHDVREWSGERALPLWVRLPETAGLMDRDVRPALDASLTVRPLADTVRATASWMAAHPAAVRQGGLDPADEAAILGKWQAVRDR, from the coding sequence TTGCCGAGACACGCCGAGCTGAGTGACAACAACTTCATGATCGCGGTCTGCCGTGGGCAGAGCGGCTGGCCGAATCGACTCGCGACGGCGCAGGATCGGCGGATGCGGATCCTCATTCTGGGTGGCACCCGATTCCTCGGCCGGGAGACGGCCCGGCTCGCCGTCGAGCAGGGTCACGAAGTGACCTGTGCGGCCCGGGGCGTGTCCGGCGTGGTGCCGACCGGCGCGCGGTTCGTGGCGGCCGACCGCGACGATCCGGAGGCGCTCGTCCCGCTCGCCGACGAGGGTTTCGACGCCGTGATCGACGTGTCCCGCCAGGTCAGCCATGCCCGGCACGCGCTCGCCGCGCTCGCCGACCACGTCGGTCACTGGTCGTTCGTCTCGACGATCTCGGTGTACGCCGACCACACCACCCCGGGCCAGACCGCGGCGGACGCCCCGATCCTGGCCCCGGCGCCGCCGGACGTGGACGGTCCGATCGGCCCGGACCACCGCTGGTACGGCGAGTGCAAGGTGAGCATCGAGGAGCTGGTCCGGGAGCGGATGGGAGTGGACCGTTCGTTCATCTGCCGGGCTGGGCTGATCGTCGGCGCGGAGGATCCGAGCGACCGTTTCCCGTACTGGGTGCGGCGGTTGTCGGCCGGTGGTGAGGTGCTGGCCCCCGGACATCCGAGCGACAGGGTGCAGTTCGTGGACGTGGCCGATCTGGCGCGCTGGCTGCTGCACGCCGCCGGCACCCGCCTCGGCGGCACCTACGACGGCACCGGTCCGGCCATGTCCCGGGCCGACCTGTTGGCCGGGGTGGCCGCCGGGCTGGGCGTCGTCGACCCGCTCCTCACCTGGGTCGATCAGGATTTCCTGCTGTCCCACGACGTACGCGAGTGGTCGGGGGAGCGGGCGCTGCCGCTGTGGGTGCGACTGCCGGAGACCGCTGGCCTGATGGACAGGGACGTTCGGCCGGCCCTGGACGCCAGTCTGACGGTCCGTCCGCTGGCCGACACCGTTCGGGCGACCGCGTCCTGGATGGCCGCGCACCCGGCGGCCGTCCGGCAGGGTGGACTCGACCCGGCGGATGAGGCGGCGATCCTGGGGAAGTGGCAGGCTGTGCGGGACCGGTGA